A region of Jonquetella anthropi DSM 22815 DNA encodes the following proteins:
- the cas8c gene encoding type I-C CRISPR-associated protein Cas8c/Csd1 has product MILQALYEYEQRRQKVGTGIPTGCGDVEFKFLVEIDSTGRFHQFYDMQEEQVGPKGKSFLKGKRYFVPDTVSRTSGVKAKVLWDNAKYLLGAEIDKEKKIHTAQDDQGLRQRLDAFIQETKDCLKRSKDRTLSKEIQAIINFYENPEGLDAALKDLTLGNVLEAGGNLTFRLIDGDLPVPAQEAARNLAAFEPSEEGVCLITGQRAPLARIHSDFLIRGGKQTGASLVSCQKDSGYDSYYKEQGYNAPVSQAAAFDYASGLKQLLASEKNKAIIGKDTYVFWSVPKDAPIGGENPASEGNFRAVLQGDPDKQVGRLKVVFDHIRQGTDLVVEKGRFCLLGLTANSARIAVRLWRVDSTEHFAANLRRHLEDTAIDAYGGQVVNFPLDRILWAMALDGKIESLPPNIPSGLLSSVVDGVPYPLAGFQRAIVRIRAEQEVRPELASLLRGTLNRWRTSAGEQKEVFGVKLDDASQDPSYVLGRVFSILESIQRIAQGELNKSITSRFLGAAASTPGIVFPKLFKLSVHHLQKISQDRLPRAVWWKNKLASVMEGVGEFPRQLNLYEQGKFFLGYYHQNQDVSAKKEDLQLNNDEERKEQQR; this is encoded by the coding sequence ATGATTCTGCAGGCGCTGTACGAATACGAGCAACGCCGCCAGAAAGTGGGAACAGGCATTCCCACCGGCTGCGGCGACGTGGAGTTCAAGTTTTTGGTGGAAATTGATTCAACCGGCCGATTTCACCAGTTTTATGACATGCAGGAAGAGCAAGTCGGGCCGAAAGGGAAATCGTTCCTCAAAGGCAAACGGTATTTTGTGCCGGATACGGTCAGTCGCACGAGCGGAGTGAAGGCAAAAGTTCTGTGGGACAACGCCAAATACCTGTTGGGTGCGGAAATCGACAAGGAGAAAAAAATCCACACGGCGCAGGACGATCAAGGCCTTCGCCAGCGGCTGGACGCGTTTATTCAAGAAACGAAGGACTGCCTAAAACGGTCGAAAGACCGGACCCTTTCTAAGGAAATTCAGGCGATCATCAATTTTTACGAAAATCCAGAGGGCTTAGACGCCGCCCTAAAAGACCTAACGCTGGGAAACGTCCTTGAAGCGGGCGGGAACTTGACGTTCCGTTTAATTGACGGTGACCTGCCCGTTCCGGCCCAAGAGGCGGCCAGAAATCTGGCAGCCTTTGAGCCCAGCGAGGAAGGCGTCTGCCTGATTACTGGCCAAAGGGCGCCGCTGGCCCGAATTCACTCGGACTTCTTGATTCGCGGGGGAAAACAAACCGGCGCGTCGTTGGTGAGCTGCCAGAAAGACTCGGGATACGACTCATATTACAAAGAACAGGGCTACAACGCGCCGGTTTCCCAAGCAGCGGCTTTCGATTACGCCTCAGGGCTAAAACAGCTCCTCGCCTCGGAGAAGAACAAGGCCATCATCGGAAAAGACACCTATGTGTTTTGGTCGGTTCCGAAGGACGCGCCGATCGGCGGCGAAAATCCGGCGTCAGAAGGGAACTTTCGGGCCGTGTTGCAGGGAGACCCGGACAAGCAGGTCGGCCGATTAAAAGTCGTTTTTGACCATATCCGTCAGGGAACCGATCTGGTCGTCGAAAAAGGGCGCTTCTGCCTCTTGGGACTGACCGCAAACTCGGCAAGAATTGCCGTCAGGCTTTGGCGGGTGGACAGCACGGAACACTTTGCGGCGAACCTGCGCCGTCACTTGGAGGATACGGCCATCGACGCCTACGGCGGCCAAGTCGTGAACTTCCCGCTGGACCGAATCCTCTGGGCAATGGCGTTGGACGGAAAAATCGAATCGCTGCCGCCCAACATTCCCAGCGGATTATTGTCCAGCGTGGTGGACGGCGTGCCGTACCCGTTGGCTGGCTTCCAGCGGGCAATCGTGCGGATTCGGGCAGAACAGGAAGTGAGGCCGGAACTGGCATCACTCCTTCGAGGGACGCTGAACCGGTGGCGAACTTCAGCGGGCGAACAAAAGGAGGTCTTTGGCGTGAAACTGGACGACGCGAGTCAAGATCCCAGTTACGTTCTGGGCAGGGTATTTTCTATCTTAGAGTCAATTCAACGGATCGCTCAGGGGGAATTGAACAAGAGCATTACAAGTCGGTTTTTGGGCGCTGCGGCGTCCACGCCCGGAATCGTGTTCCCAAAGCTTTTTAAGTTATCAGTTCACCATCTGCAGAAAATATCGCAAGATCGTCTTCCACGCGCCGTATGGTGGAAAAATAAGCTCGCCAGCGTTATGGAAGGGGTCGGCGAATTTCCCAGACAGCTTAACCTCTACGAGCAGGGGAAATTTTTCCTCGGCTACTATCACCAGAATCAGGACGTGTCAGCAAAAAAAGAGGATCTTCAGCTGAATAACGATGAAGAAAGGAAGGAACAGCAGAGATGA
- the cas1c gene encoding type I-C CRISPR-associated endonuclease Cas1c produces the protein MKQLKNTLYLSYDEGQISCSGRALVIRAKDQAPQQFPVHILEQIVCFGSVMLTPDAMNLCLANNVTINYLSVYGRFRGRISGPVRGNVLLRWMQFRRADDPVQTAELATAFLLSKISNARTVLLRHARERETNVFDEAVRDMAGLLVKLKGFTITDLNELRGLEGDAANIYFRCFDSMILKNRETFSFHGRSRRPPSDPINALLSLGYSLLAAEITGVLESVGLDPSVGFLHKDRPGRPSLALDLMEEFRAVVVDRFVLALVNREQLQANDFETDEAGGVALTEKARKEIFLNEWENRKRTEIIHPVLGEKISFGLLPHVQAMLLARFLRGDLDFYPPFFLK, from the coding sequence ATGAAACAGCTTAAAAACACGCTCTACCTGAGCTATGACGAAGGGCAAATCTCATGCAGCGGACGAGCGCTGGTAATTCGCGCGAAAGATCAGGCGCCCCAGCAGTTTCCTGTCCATATTTTGGAGCAAATTGTCTGTTTCGGATCAGTCATGCTCACTCCCGACGCGATGAACCTGTGTCTTGCTAACAACGTCACGATCAACTATCTATCGGTATATGGGCGCTTTCGGGGACGAATCAGCGGACCAGTCAGAGGCAACGTCCTGCTCCGATGGATGCAGTTTCGGCGTGCCGATGACCCGGTTCAAACGGCTGAACTGGCAACTGCTTTCCTACTGAGCAAAATATCCAACGCCCGGACCGTCCTGCTTCGCCATGCTCGAGAAAGAGAAACAAATGTATTTGATGAAGCTGTCAGGGACATGGCTGGGCTGCTTGTCAAGCTCAAGGGTTTCACAATAACCGACCTCAATGAGCTGAGAGGCCTCGAAGGCGACGCGGCCAACATCTATTTTCGCTGTTTCGACTCTATGATTTTAAAGAACCGGGAGACCTTTTCATTTCACGGCCGTTCTCGACGGCCGCCGTCGGATCCCATCAACGCGCTTCTGTCGCTGGGGTACTCGCTGCTCGCCGCGGAAATAACCGGCGTATTGGAAAGCGTCGGACTTGACCCTTCTGTGGGATTCCTTCATAAAGACCGCCCCGGACGTCCCAGCTTAGCGCTTGACTTGATGGAAGAATTTCGCGCCGTCGTCGTCGATCGGTTTGTCCTCGCGTTAGTAAACCGCGAACAGCTTCAGGCAAACGATTTTGAGACGGACGAAGCTGGCGGAGTTGCCTTAACAGAAAAAGCGCGCAAGGAAATTTTTCTTAACGAGTGGGAAAATCGAAAGAGGACGGAAATAATTCACCCAGTTTTAGGCGAAAAAATATCCTTCGGCTTGCTGCCTCACGTTCAGGCGATGTTGTTGGCGCGATTCCTGCGCGGGGACCTTGATTTTTACCCGCCGTTTTTCCTGAAGTAG
- the cas4 gene encoding CRISPR-associated protein Cas4 encodes MEKDVSGAEPRLLDGESEIFLSELQHLLFCERQWALIHMEGEWEENYLTATGTDVHQRVHSNEKEFRDGVLSVRGLPLRCVRLGLYGVSDAVEFYQSSDGVRLPQRRGRWTPLPVEYKRGRGAGGMADKVQLCGQALCLEEMLQVSVPVGVLFYAQTRRRTEVTLTKDLRDLVERLCCRARSLLQSGVLPPPEADKKCKSCSMKDLCGPELRGRGQTRQYVLNTVEAIIHETA; translated from the coding sequence ATAGAGAAGGATGTTTCCGGGGCAGAGCCCCGACTGCTGGACGGAGAAAGCGAGATTTTCCTCTCGGAACTTCAGCATTTGCTTTTCTGTGAGCGCCAGTGGGCGCTCATTCACATGGAAGGCGAATGGGAAGAAAATTACCTGACGGCGACGGGGACAGACGTACATCAGCGCGTTCACAGCAACGAAAAGGAGTTTCGTGACGGCGTACTTTCGGTTCGGGGACTTCCGCTTCGGTGTGTTCGACTCGGTCTCTACGGGGTAAGCGACGCGGTGGAGTTTTACCAGTCAAGCGACGGCGTCCGTCTCCCGCAGCGGCGTGGGCGCTGGACGCCGCTCCCAGTGGAATACAAACGGGGACGCGGTGCCGGCGGCATGGCAGACAAAGTGCAGCTTTGCGGCCAAGCGCTCTGTCTTGAAGAAATGCTGCAAGTTTCCGTTCCCGTCGGTGTGCTGTTTTACGCCCAAACGCGCCGGCGAACTGAAGTGACGTTGACGAAAGACCTCAGGGATCTGGTGGAGAGACTCTGCTGCAGAGCGCGCTCGCTTCTGCAGAGCGGAGTTCTCCCGCCGCCTGAGGCGGATAAAAAGTGCAAAAGCTGTTCAATGAAGGACTTGTGCGGTCCGGAGCTTCGAGGTAGAGGTCAAACAAGGCAATATGTGTTGAATACCGTAGAGGCGATCATCCATGAAACAGCTTAA
- the cas5c gene encoding type I-C CRISPR-associated protein Cas5c, producing the protein MDFFNKSFCLEVAGDFACFTRPEMKVERVSYDVITPSAARGIFTAIFWKPAIRWIIREIHVLEPIRWLSFRRNEVGALMKLSSGGLCIEDHRQQKASILLRDVRYRLVAELEYIPPHKRPRTFLQVPDCLGDENEREIIRSGENPGKYYGIFERRARKGQHFMAPYLGCREFSCSEVRLIDHPETEKRQPIDETRDLGIMLYDLDFSRPEDPQPAFFRAKMDRGIIKVPDWESEAVLR; encoded by the coding sequence ATGGATTTTTTTAACAAAAGTTTTTGTCTGGAGGTGGCGGGAGACTTCGCGTGTTTCACCCGGCCGGAAATGAAGGTTGAGCGGGTGAGCTACGACGTCATCACGCCGTCGGCGGCACGGGGAATTTTTACGGCCATCTTCTGGAAACCGGCGATTCGGTGGATTATCAGAGAAATTCACGTGCTTGAGCCGATTCGCTGGCTGTCGTTCAGGCGGAACGAAGTTGGCGCCCTGATGAAGCTCAGTTCCGGCGGGCTGTGCATCGAAGACCACAGGCAGCAGAAAGCGTCGATTCTCCTTCGGGACGTGCGGTACCGATTGGTCGCCGAGCTGGAGTACATCCCGCCTCACAAGCGTCCGAGGACATTCTTGCAGGTGCCGGACTGCTTGGGGGACGAGAACGAGCGGGAAATTATTCGGTCAGGGGAAAACCCCGGAAAGTACTACGGGATTTTTGAGCGCCGAGCCCGAAAGGGGCAGCACTTTATGGCGCCATATTTGGGGTGCAGAGAATTTTCCTGCAGCGAGGTGCGGTTGATAGACCACCCGGAAACGGAGAAACGCCAGCCGATCGACGAAACGAGAGACTTGGGAATTATGCTGTACGACCTTGATTTTTCGCGGCCGGAGGACCCGCAGCCGGCGTTTTTCAGGGCCAAGATGGACCGGGGAATTATTAAAGTCCCCGACTGGGAAAGCGAGGCGGTATTGCGATGA
- the cas7c gene encoding type I-C CRISPR-associated protein Cas7/Csd2, whose translation MTTLTNRYDFAFYFDVQDGNPNGDPDMDNQPRIDLETGHGLVSDVCLKRKVRNYIMMACRTPEGQPKEGYEVFIKEKAVLNTMIGQAWDDAEKKSSGENKKDGKKDKNPQVEMAAQQLMCARFYDVRAFGAVMSTGSSDSGGKKTAGQVRGPIQLTFARSQLPIVVAEHCITRMAVTNEKNAEKERTMGRKFTVPYALYCAHGFVSPFLAQQTGFSEEDMEIFWDALLNMFEIDRSAARGLMTARRLVIFKHSSALGSAPAADLFEKIAVAVSDGVTPRSFGDYRLTLDGQELTERKKIVLI comes from the coding sequence ATGACGACTTTAACGAACCGATACGACTTCGCGTTTTATTTTGACGTGCAGGACGGCAACCCGAACGGCGACCCCGACATGGACAACCAGCCGCGGATCGATTTGGAGACAGGTCACGGTCTTGTCAGCGACGTGTGCTTGAAACGAAAAGTCCGCAACTACATCATGATGGCCTGCCGGACGCCGGAAGGCCAGCCCAAAGAGGGATACGAGGTTTTCATCAAGGAGAAGGCCGTCCTGAACACCATGATCGGCCAAGCGTGGGACGACGCGGAGAAAAAATCTTCCGGCGAGAACAAGAAAGATGGAAAGAAAGATAAGAACCCGCAGGTTGAAATGGCCGCTCAGCAGCTGATGTGCGCGCGTTTTTACGACGTCCGCGCCTTTGGAGCGGTGATGTCAACCGGCAGCAGCGACAGCGGCGGGAAAAAGACCGCCGGGCAGGTTCGCGGTCCGATTCAGCTGACCTTCGCCCGCTCGCAGCTGCCGATCGTCGTCGCGGAACACTGCATCACTCGCATGGCCGTCACCAACGAAAAGAACGCGGAAAAAGAACGGACCATGGGCAGAAAATTCACGGTTCCGTACGCCCTGTACTGCGCTCATGGCTTCGTCTCTCCGTTTTTGGCCCAGCAGACCGGGTTCTCCGAAGAGGACATGGAAATTTTCTGGGACGCGCTACTGAACATGTTCGAAATTGACCGGTCAGCCGCCAGAGGCTTGATGACCGCCCGTCGGCTCGTCATCTTCAAGCACTCGTCCGCGCTAGGTTCCGCCCCGGCGGCCGACTTGTTTGAAAAGATCGCCGTTGCAGTGAGCGACGGCGTCACGCCTCGGTCGTTCGGCGATTATCGGCTGACGTTGGACGGGCAGGAACTGACTGAGCGGAAAAAAATCGTCCTGATATAG
- the cas2 gene encoding CRISPR-associated endonuclease Cas2 — protein MLVLITYDVNVCGEGGTRRLNHVAKLCESWGQRVQFSVFECLLEPAQWVQLRRDLLNEIDMEHDSLRFYMLGANWQRRVEVIGAKKSYNPQGNLIL, from the coding sequence ATGCTCGTATTGATTACCTATGACGTCAACGTGTGCGGAGAAGGAGGAACGCGTCGGCTGAACCACGTTGCAAAACTTTGCGAAAGCTGGGGCCAGCGCGTGCAATTCTCGGTCTTTGAATGCCTGCTCGAACCAGCTCAGTGGGTTCAGCTCAGAAGGGATCTGCTCAATGAAATTGACATGGAACACGACAGCCTAAGGTTTTACATGCTGGGAGCCAACTGGCAGAGACGGGTAGAAGTTATCGGGGCAAAAAAGAGCTACAACCCGCAGGGGAACCTGATTTTATAG
- a CDS encoding Ig-like domain-containing alpha-2-macroglobulin family protein: protein MAQRSRFIHTISAALATVTLAGAVGWAATTVKSFSPQGELTDPKRPITVVFSDPMVAPLAVGKKFPLMASPLRIRPTVDGYAVWKDVNKLQFTPQTEFPAATEFFADFGPGGIKDAKGQLLAGQQNFSFNTPALKLEKVSQIGISDNRCTLEFVFSAPISPQRLYGFLSIKDSEGNQISYTVDTKQPQKNLIVTTQSVDDASALTCSLAAGLRPDSGSLGLANTEEYNVKITRQLEIDNSYTNSGRIVFSLTTRVDVDGIKNFIKVKPNVPFRVSNSYGYLYVESDSFVPRSRFTVTLKKGLGGESGLTQDYVKSFVFPDLSADIEFTGTGIFLSPSQEPRIPIQTTNVQDVSISAYRVYDRNLPLVLSSIQSARSGDWGISDAVQWAKLLTTKTFSTNGELNKPVTRAVNLKWFDENPHGLYLLKAENNDEDSYSSTVWQLVCISDMTLSARVYRQGLHLWASHISDTKPVANGTVTVYSSKNLIVGTGTTDADGLVTIVPEEPWTNDTQPSLAVLQKDDDVTLVPLDGDLLSDRGINTDGVPWTDSLDGTWILPRNIWQPGETLQAQALVRNAQALPVPEVPLRWSLKGPNGELSSGSFTLSKLGTASLETALPDAMASGQYSLVLETPGAKSPITVRTIQVEEFRPPQIEVKFVDAPDILVAGEETPINFQSDYLFGAPGSDLQWELSYRAVPMEWTVPQLPGYHFGPWNYRKIASEADRLAEDTLDEDGKGSWTWPEDPPFSSPEAAPMKLNLILSVQEKGGRWSGKTLSVPLLPDKYMVGVLVPESDLRPGVAVDIPLALVDAQGEPASGKVDVKVSRVDSEWVMVTEDGRSRCVWQENLVETEATSVSVDGKGSINYTPDDEGEWQLEFSCGKSRTTIRLCAWKGAQPAALTGPENLTLSTDKESYKDGESAHLTVKSPFAGRLILCSGTDKPLFIKSLDMADTQTTVDVPTDGLIPNGWCVASLVRPEGSKRPYRALGAIAIKKDLTSSLLKVTVNAPEETEPGSFNAVIEAQSADGKPVNGTVTIALVDRGILGMSNTDNSDPWKWFTRLRRLDGSTCDTYDQLMSKLDLGVPALHPAGGDAESCRMAMCEGDVYSPIKAEDYVPTSIWEVDLPMKDGKADVQLDIPEFQGSVRLEAFVAALDGVGRQTERINVARPLMNSVSLPRYLAAGDQFTISDQIFAKEDGPVQLTVKPEALLDASGDPAQTVKVVKGQATVQLPALTAQKSSGTAKLTVQLSQGDLSASQTVSSMLRPAWPHVVLSGGGKTDGESNISMPQEWFPGTGTASVTLCGSPVSDVTKLLEATDGWGSRIQQVIALGWISIGLPQALGDESLTNEEELARKLYTSITFLKALQNYDGSWSYWRGDDSGDIYTTAQVLHLLSAMKEHGVPVDESMISQGTRYLRQSLSDEVPADNAAQKLDLVGRAYACYALALCGDAPLGWMNWLIDQKTLPADGSALLSAAWAVAGDRSKAETILGGKAPSLVDKPNKSWSPALQSLALRLIAHEAIAPGGADARNDAEAIAAALAKDSLYWIDSSTSGLLIAALSSFAEHAGESASSGTLVDSTGKELATFNGSPVTWTGPVDGPLTVKAQGGTLWYSWSVHGVPLNQPAPFAKGIKASLTLTDKNGEKINAQDVKLGQEVILRVTVKANSNSANLRTSVLLPAGLELTEAGEGTTGNVGSLRIDKRLDRVILNAVNATGEFGWNFPCRAVFRGTFIIPPLSVESPANPGIGYLGKADKLVIK, encoded by the coding sequence GGCGACAGTCACGCTCGCCGGCGCCGTCGGGTGGGCCGCGACGACGGTCAAGTCGTTCTCCCCTCAGGGAGAACTCACCGATCCGAAACGTCCCATCACCGTCGTCTTTTCCGATCCAATGGTGGCACCTTTAGCTGTCGGGAAGAAGTTCCCGCTGATGGCCTCGCCGCTTCGGATTCGTCCGACGGTGGACGGCTACGCTGTCTGGAAGGACGTCAACAAACTGCAGTTCACGCCTCAAACCGAGTTCCCAGCAGCAACCGAGTTTTTCGCCGACTTCGGTCCCGGCGGCATTAAGGACGCCAAGGGACAGCTTCTCGCCGGCCAGCAGAACTTTTCTTTCAACACTCCGGCTTTAAAACTCGAAAAAGTCAGCCAAATCGGCATATCAGACAACCGGTGCACGCTGGAATTCGTCTTTTCGGCGCCGATTTCACCCCAGCGGCTGTACGGTTTTTTGTCCATTAAGGATTCAGAAGGAAATCAAATTTCCTACACCGTCGATACGAAGCAGCCTCAGAAAAATCTGATCGTCACGACTCAGTCCGTTGACGACGCAAGCGCCTTAACCTGTTCGCTTGCCGCCGGTCTCCGGCCGGACTCCGGCAGCCTTGGACTGGCCAATACCGAGGAGTACAACGTCAAAATCACCAGACAACTGGAAATTGACAACTCCTACACCAACAGCGGAAGAATCGTCTTCTCCCTGACAACGCGCGTGGACGTCGACGGCATTAAGAACTTTATCAAAGTTAAGCCGAACGTCCCGTTCCGAGTTTCCAACTCGTACGGCTATCTCTACGTGGAAAGCGACTCGTTTGTCCCCCGCTCAAGATTCACCGTGACGCTGAAAAAAGGTCTTGGGGGCGAATCAGGCCTGACGCAGGACTACGTTAAATCGTTTGTCTTCCCTGATCTGTCCGCAGATATTGAGTTCACCGGCACGGGCATTTTCCTCTCGCCATCTCAGGAGCCCCGTATTCCAATCCAGACGACGAACGTTCAAGACGTGAGCATTTCCGCTTACCGCGTTTATGACAGAAACCTTCCTCTGGTCCTGTCCAGCATTCAGTCCGCCCGGTCAGGCGACTGGGGCATCTCTGACGCCGTTCAGTGGGCCAAGCTTTTGACCACCAAAACGTTCTCCACCAACGGCGAACTGAACAAACCCGTCACGCGAGCCGTGAACCTGAAATGGTTCGACGAAAACCCGCACGGGTTGTACCTGCTCAAAGCAGAAAACAACGACGAGGACAGCTACTCCTCCACCGTCTGGCAGCTCGTGTGCATCAGCGACATGACCCTTTCCGCCCGAGTGTACCGTCAGGGACTCCACCTGTGGGCCAGCCACATTTCCGACACCAAACCGGTGGCGAACGGAACGGTTACCGTGTACTCGAGCAAAAACTTGATCGTCGGCACCGGCACGACCGACGCTGACGGCCTCGTCACCATCGTCCCAGAAGAACCTTGGACGAACGATACCCAGCCGTCGCTCGCCGTCCTGCAGAAGGACGACGACGTCACGCTCGTTCCCTTGGACGGCGACCTGCTCAGCGACCGGGGCATAAACACCGACGGCGTTCCATGGACCGACAGCCTGGACGGCACTTGGATCCTGCCCCGCAACATCTGGCAGCCGGGCGAGACGCTGCAGGCCCAGGCCCTTGTCAGAAACGCTCAGGCCCTGCCCGTCCCCGAAGTCCCGCTTCGCTGGAGCCTGAAGGGCCCTAACGGCGAACTGAGCAGCGGCTCGTTCACCCTGTCGAAGCTTGGGACGGCCTCCCTTGAGACGGCTCTGCCCGACGCGATGGCCTCGGGACAGTACTCGCTCGTTCTCGAGACGCCGGGCGCGAAATCGCCCATCACCGTTCGCACCATCCAAGTAGAAGAGTTCCGGCCGCCCCAGATTGAGGTCAAGTTCGTTGACGCTCCCGACATTCTCGTCGCCGGAGAAGAGACCCCGATCAACTTCCAGTCCGACTACCTGTTCGGCGCCCCGGGCTCCGACCTTCAATGGGAGCTGAGCTACCGCGCCGTGCCGATGGAATGGACCGTTCCTCAGCTCCCGGGATATCACTTCGGACCGTGGAACTACCGCAAGATCGCCTCGGAAGCCGACAGGCTCGCCGAGGACACGCTTGACGAAGACGGGAAGGGATCTTGGACGTGGCCTGAAGATCCCCCGTTCTCGTCGCCCGAAGCCGCTCCTATGAAGCTGAACCTCATCCTGTCCGTTCAGGAAAAAGGCGGGCGCTGGTCCGGCAAAACCTTATCCGTCCCGCTGCTTCCTGACAAATACATGGTTGGCGTGCTTGTCCCAGAATCGGATCTTCGTCCCGGCGTAGCGGTCGACATTCCTCTGGCTCTCGTTGACGCTCAGGGCGAGCCCGCATCAGGCAAAGTGGACGTCAAGGTCTCGCGCGTTGACTCCGAGTGGGTCATGGTCACAGAAGACGGCAGAAGCCGCTGCGTGTGGCAGGAAAACCTCGTTGAGACCGAAGCGACCTCCGTATCGGTCGACGGCAAAGGCTCCATCAACTACACCCCCGACGACGAGGGCGAATGGCAGCTTGAATTCTCCTGTGGCAAAAGCCGAACGACGATCCGCCTTTGCGCGTGGAAAGGCGCCCAGCCGGCGGCCCTCACTGGCCCGGAGAACCTCACCTTGTCAACCGACAAGGAAAGCTACAAGGACGGCGAATCGGCTCATCTGACCGTCAAGAGTCCCTTTGCCGGACGGCTGATCCTCTGCTCCGGCACCGACAAGCCGCTGTTTATCAAATCGCTCGACATGGCCGACACTCAGACGACCGTCGACGTTCCCACCGACGGGTTAATTCCCAACGGCTGGTGCGTCGCCTCTCTCGTTCGTCCGGAAGGAAGCAAGCGCCCCTACCGAGCCCTCGGAGCGATCGCAATTAAGAAAGACTTGACCAGTTCCCTGCTCAAAGTCACAGTTAACGCCCCCGAAGAGACCGAACCCGGATCGTTCAACGCCGTCATCGAAGCTCAGAGCGCCGACGGCAAGCCAGTCAACGGGACCGTCACAATTGCGCTGGTTGACCGGGGCATCTTGGGAATGTCCAACACCGACAACTCAGATCCTTGGAAGTGGTTCACCCGGCTGCGTCGGCTGGACGGCTCCACCTGCGACACGTACGACCAGCTGATGAGCAAACTCGACTTGGGCGTGCCGGCCCTTCATCCTGCGGGCGGCGATGCAGAATCCTGCCGAATGGCCATGTGCGAAGGCGACGTCTACTCGCCCATCAAAGCTGAAGACTACGTGCCCACGTCGATCTGGGAAGTTGACCTGCCAATGAAGGACGGCAAAGCGGACGTTCAGCTTGACATCCCCGAATTCCAAGGCAGCGTCAGACTTGAAGCCTTCGTCGCCGCCTTGGACGGCGTCGGACGTCAGACCGAACGGATCAACGTCGCCCGTCCTCTGATGAACAGCGTTTCCCTGCCCCGATACCTCGCCGCTGGGGACCAGTTCACCATCTCCGACCAGATCTTCGCCAAGGAAGACGGCCCTGTGCAGCTGACCGTCAAGCCGGAAGCCCTGCTCGACGCGTCCGGCGATCCTGCCCAAACCGTTAAGGTCGTCAAGGGACAGGCTACCGTCCAGTTGCCTGCACTCACCGCGCAGAAGTCGTCCGGCACGGCCAAGCTGACCGTTCAACTCAGCCAGGGCGACCTGTCGGCCTCTCAGACCGTCTCCTCGATGCTGCGTCCCGCGTGGCCGCACGTCGTCCTCTCGGGCGGCGGGAAGACCGACGGAGAATCGAACATCTCGATGCCTCAGGAGTGGTTCCCCGGAACCGGCACCGCTTCCGTCACCCTGTGCGGGAGCCCCGTCTCTGACGTAACCAAGCTCCTTGAAGCTACCGACGGCTGGGGATCCCGGATTCAGCAAGTCATCGCCCTCGGCTGGATCAGCATCGGACTGCCCCAGGCCCTTGGCGACGAAAGCCTGACTAACGAAGAAGAGTTGGCACGGAAACTCTACACGTCGATCACGTTCCTCAAGGCGCTTCAGAACTACGACGGCTCTTGGAGCTACTGGCGCGGCGATGATTCCGGCGACATCTACACCACCGCCCAAGTCCTCCACCTGCTTTCCGCCATGAAAGAACACGGCGTACCTGTCGACGAGAGCATGATCTCCCAAGGCACCCGGTACCTTCGTCAGAGCCTGTCGGACGAAGTTCCGGCAGACAACGCGGCTCAAAAGCTTGACCTCGTTGGCCGCGCCTACGCTTGCTACGCTCTTGCCCTGTGCGGCGACGCGCCGCTCGGTTGGATGAACTGGCTGATTGACCAGAAGACCCTGCCGGCTGATGGCTCAGCTCTCCTGTCGGCAGCATGGGCAGTGGCCGGCGACCGGAGCAAAGCCGAAACCATTTTGGGAGGCAAGGCGCCTTCGCTGGTCGACAAGCCGAACAAAAGCTGGTCGCCTGCGCTTCAGAGCCTAGCCCTTCGGCTGATCGCTCACGAAGCCATCGCCCCCGGCGGAGCTGACGCCCGCAACGACGCCGAAGCAATCGCCGCCGCTCTGGCAAAAGACTCGCTGTATTGGATTGACAGCTCGACCAGCGGCCTGCTGATCGCCGCGCTGTCCTCGTTTGCGGAACACGCCGGTGAATCCGCCTCATCCGGAACGCTCGTTGACTCAACCGGCAAAGAGCTGGCAACCTTTAACGGCTCACCGGTCACTTGGACCGGACCGGTGGACGGCCCCCTGACCGTCAAGGCCCAAGGCGGGACGCTCTGGTACAGCTGGTCGGTCCATGGCGTACCCTTGAACCAGCCTGCTCCGTTCGCCAAGGGAATTAAAGCTTCTCTGACCCTGACGGACAAAAACGGGGAGAAGATCAACGCCCAAGACGTCAAACTCGGACAGGAAGTCATTCTCCGCGTGACCGTCAAAGCGAACAGCAACAGCGCGAACCTGAGGACCAGCGTGCTCCTTCCCGCCGGACTTGAACTGACCGAGGCGGGCGAAGGAACAACGGGGAACGTTGGATCGCTGCGAATTGACAAACGGCTTGATCGGGTCATCCTGAACGCCGTCAACGCAACAGGCGAATTTGGATGGAACTTCCCCTGCCGGGCAGTCTTCCGCGGAACGTTCATCATTCCGCCTCTGTCCGTCGAATCCCCTGCCAACCCCGGCATCGGGTATCTGGGCAAAGCGGACAAACTCGTCATCAAGTAG